The proteins below come from a single Mya arenaria isolate MELC-2E11 chromosome 6, ASM2691426v1 genomic window:
- the LOC128236492 gene encoding integumentary mucin C.1-like: MDSRCLLQLFVVCFYVCGILATTTTGNVTTKPPAITTTPPTNTTTSHAIITTTASASVTTTSHAKETTTSHANITTTSPANTTTTSAKTTTRPTNKTTTPANTTTTPAKTTTRPTNKTTTPANITTPHSNTTTTTTTTVTTTPANATTKHPNSTTKITTTSKPQPSGRHHRHLDVISFVGGIILGFGVALIIGLIIYCCHKRRLRGYQSI; the protein is encoded by the exons ATGGATTCTAGGTGCCTTTTGcagttgtttgttgtttgtttttacgtTTGTG GTATCTTGGCCACTACGACGACTGGTAACGTAACTACCAAGCCGCCTGCTATCACAACCACCCCGCCGACCAATACAACTACGTCACATGCTATCATTACAACGACAGCGTCTGCAAGCGTAACCACGACGTCACATGCTAAGGAAACCACGACGTCACATGCTAACATAACCACGACGTCGCCTGCTAACACAACTACTACGTCTGCTAAAACAACTACACGACCGACCAACAAAACCACAACACCTGCTAACACAACTACTACGCCAGCAAAAACAACCACACGGCCGACCAACAAAACCACAACGCCTGCTAACATAACGACGCCACATTCTAACACCACTACCACGACCACCACCACTGTTACGACCACCCCAGCTAACGCAACCACCAAACATCCGAATTCCACGACGAAGATAACAACGACTTCAAAACCGCAACCATCTGGCAGGCACCACCGCCATCTCGATGTGATATCTTTTGTTGGAGGGATTATACTGGGATTCGGCGTAGCGCTTATCATTGGACTTATTATCTACTGCTGTCACAAGAGGAGACTTAGAGGATACCAGTCCATTTAA
- the LOC128239402 gene encoding protein CIP2A homolog has product METAPNLLKSVVVATSQYVGHKIERNLVFLQRQIDVLISKTSRGCSLKFFNPSEVLPAECITCLVNIVSDPSTKSTLVLKCLLLFNNLVSDSLIRASLHEKFYLTPALVSVIRHHGSSSGDTLTVEALHLLQKITYGQRISFEESFMEDLLHFLLTHVAYPTTGFTQPSMGVLVNLTRDNFSVLSYIKNNENIADLARTLTKLLGDQPQTMVLFSLTLLLNVCSQEKVGGKFFTDTNAPRTFQMIFNMLMDADSGEVRKYAVDLMKDAMKVARLQRSLALYEYLDTCLEQTLTLLTTSSQDSAIKIFELLTTLCQEKEVRIKVCKAMLATFQIQDQKTFPNLAKTPLSQIADPLLATIHWSGQSTDTYGRTPLAALDLLHEIYEALVFSHDRIHHEKHISAVLPTVLQTLSVPLDGDNATIQRRCEAMVKCVKLLNTFCHDDSFLTLISKNVPHGVLNKLLCYQFEHNHVALKTSTQPPSDDWSTTGVDLVLHLLDLIGRLNSSSLEDLFMLVMQDTQVVPFLACGLGSTNRQRVQQTMEIIVLGAKLEGFPTVILSDALVYNNSGRDSQTSHSSSCYPTHPHKRQLIEDKENQMVLRNKPVNSHHGQDFPDKSDGDDSIQTLISSLNNSLAIKDGKMPELMAVYERSLQALQTKEQHLQDLLEAKTLALTQADRMLAQYRSRKGQDEAEFNRLRSLLIQAEKRCEGLQHGSTDMQGRIDKYSKEVDDLHTENRKLQEVAKMHQQLTVVHTELTEAHESLQKSHQTLRQEHNSLTEMHEMLQKHNTNLKQQYDLAMEQLTALQDERRKISTQLKTSEAKLDDSKKAALKWEYDYKRSEEERETMEMSIEKLRSDLTSSESKNKQLLEKVSQLEFACSQNEAKITSYEEEIKELKTEVHKHRQIAALINSLSGGQPSDASMSNASKTSSTKGEH; this is encoded by the exons ATGGAGACAGCACCAAACCTCCTTAAAAGTGTTGTGGTCGCAACATCACAATACGTTGGTCATAAGATTGAACGCAACCTTGTCTTCTTACAAAGACAGATAGAT GTTCTGATAAGCAAAACAAGTCGTGGTTGTTCTCTCAAGTTCTTCAATCCATCAGAAGTTCTTCCTGCGGAGTGTATCACCTGCCTGGTGAACATTGTTTCCGACCCTTCCACCAAGTCCACGCTTGTCCTCAAGTGCcttcttttatttaataaccTAG tATCAGACAGCCTTATCCGAGCTTCCCTGCATGAGAAGTTTTACCTGACCCCGGCACTTGTGAGTGTAATAAGGCATCATGGATCCTCTAGTGGTGACACTCTCACAGTTGAG GCGCTGCACCTGCTCCAGAAAATCACGTACGGCCAAAGGATCAGTTTCGAGGAGTCGTTCATGGAGGATCTGCTACATTTCCTTCTCACGCACGT GGCGTACCCTACCACAGGGTTTACTCAGCCTTCCATGGGTGTCCTTGTCAACCTGACCCGGGACAACTTCTCCGTCCTCTCctacattaaaaacaat GAGAATATAGCTGACCTGGCGCGGACACTCACCAAACTTCTGGGAGACCAGCCACAGACAATGGTCCTGTTTTCTCTTACACTCCTGCTGAATGTTTGCTCACAGGAAAAAGTGGGAGGCAAG TTCTTCACGGACACGAATGCACCCCGGACGTTCCAAATGATCTTTAACATGTTGATGGATGCGGACTCTGGGGAGGTTAGGAAATACGCTGTGGACCTCATGAAGGATGCCATGAAAGTCGCTCGTCTTCAGAGAAGCCTTGCATT GTATGAGTACCTAGACACATGTCTTGAGCAGACCCTAACTCTCCTTACAACATCTTCACAGGACTCGGCTATCAAA ATATTTGAGTTATTAACAACACTGTGTCAAGAGAAGGAGGTCCGTATCAAAGTGTGCAAGGCCATGCTGGCCACATTCCAAATCCAGGACCAGAAAACATTTCCAAATCTTGCCAAGACCCCCCTTAGCCAGATAGCAGACCCCCTCCTTGCCACTATACACTGGTCAGGGCAGTCAACAGACACGTATGGTCGCACCCCGCTGGCCGCCTTAGACCTGCTGCATGAAATATACGAGGCTCTGGTGTTTTCACATGACCGCATACACCACGAGAAACACATTTCAGCTGTGCTCCCTACTGTGTTACAAACATTGAGTGTTCCACTAGATGGAGATAACGCTACCATACAAAGACGGTGTGAAGCCATGGTCAAGTGTGTGAAGCTACTGAACA CCTTTTGTCATGATGACAGTTTCCTAACGCTGATATCGAAGAATGTGCCCCATGGAGTGTTAAACAAGCTGCTGTGTTACCAGTTTGAACATAACCATGTAGCCCTGAAAACCAGCACTCAACCCCCCTCAGATGACTGGAG CACGACAGGTGTTGACCTGGTGTTACATCTGTTGGATCTGATTGGTCGCCTCAACAGCTCGTCCCTGGAGGATCTTTTCATGCTTGTAATGCAAGACACACAG GTGGTGCCTTTCCTAGCTTGTGGTCTAGGCAGCACAAATCGACAGCGGGTTCAACAGACCATGGAGATAATTGTGCTGGGAGCTAAGCTGGAGGGATTTCCAACTGtcat CCTGTCTGATGCCCTGGTGTACAACAACTCTGGTCGGGATTCCCAGACGTCTCACTCATCCAGCTgttaccccacccacccacACAAACGTCAGCTCATCGAGGATAAAGAAAATCAG ATGGTCCTGCGAAATAAGCCAGTGAATAGTCATCATGGTCAGGACTTCCCCGACAAATCAGATGGAGATGATTCAATACAAACTCTCATCAGTAGTCTCAATAATAGTCTGGCG ATAAAGGACGGGAAGATGCCCGAGCTCATGGCTGTGTATGAGCGCTCGTTGCAAGCTCTTCAGACGAAGGAGCAGCATCTACAGGACCTGCTGGAGGCCAAGACCCTGGCCTTGACACAAGCAGACAGGATGCTGGCCCAGTACCGGTCCAGGAAGGGCCAGGATGAGGCTGAG tttAATCGGCTTCGGTCCCTGCTGATTCAAGCGGAGAAGAGATGTGAGGGCTTGCAACATGGCAGCACGGACATGCAGGGCCGCATTGACAAGTACAGCAAGGAGGTGGATGACCTTCACACAGAGAACAGGAA ACTGCAGGAGGTGGCCAAGATGCACCAGCAGTTAACAGTGGTTCACACAGAGCTCACTGAGGC TCATGAGAGCCTACAGAAGTCGCACCAGACGTTACGACAGGAGCATAACTCCCTGACAGAGATGCACGAGATGTTACAGAAACATAACACCAACCTTAAACAACAGTATGATTT AGCCATGGAGCAATTGACAGCATTACAGGATGAACGGAGAAAGATATCCACACAGCTGAAGACTTCAGAAGCAAAACTGGATG ATTCGAAGAAGGCAGCGCTGAAATGGGAGTATGATTATAAGCGGTCAGAGGAGGAGCGTGAGACGATGGAGATGAGTATTGAGAAACTCCGTAGTGACCTCACGTCTTCTGAgagcaaaaacaaacagttactTGAAAAG GTGTCGCAACTGGAATTTGCATGTAGCCAAAATGAAGCGAAGATCACCAGTTATGAAGAGGAAATTAAAGAACTGAAAACCGAGGTTCATAAGCATCGACAAATAGCAGCATTGATAAACAGTCTAAGCGGTGGACAGCCTTCAGATGCCAGCATGTCAAATGCTTCAAAAACATCTTCAACAAAGGGAGAgcattaa